AGAAGGGCTCCGAGGGGCGGGGTGTTTTCGACCCGCCCTCTCCCTAGCCGGATGCGTCCTCCTCACGAGAACAGACCTGGCTGCTCCTCCCGGAGCGAGACGTGAGCGCGCGGTCGGTGGGTCCAGGTGATCGAGTCCAGAAGCGGGACACCCAAGAGGGTGCCCGCCTTGCGCAAGCGTTCCGCGATCTTCGCGGCTCGGCGCGGGATCGCCCGAGGGATGGTTGTGCAGCACCAGCAGCGCGACCGCCCCCGTCAGCACCGCGGTTTGAAAGACCTCGCGCGGATGAACGAGCGACGCTGTGGCGGTGCCGACCGAAACGACGGCGTGAGCGATCGGCCGGTGTCTCCCGTCGAGATAGAGCGCCAGGAAGTGCTCGCGCGCATGATCGCGAACGATGCGCCGCGCAAGCTCGACGGCCTGGTGTGGCTCTCGGATCGGACTCGCGACCCGCTGCCGGCGCCCTCGATACTGGACGATGGCCTCCCGCACGAAGACGACGGAGAGCGCCCCCTCACCGCTCTTTGGGGGTGGGTAGGAACTCACGGCCTGCCAAGCTTGCACTGATTCGTTGTCATCCTTTCAACCAGCCAGAATCTTCTCCAAGAGTCAAG
This genomic interval from Pseudomonadota bacterium contains the following:
- a CDS encoding JAB domain-containing protein → MREAIVQYRGRRQRVASPIREPHQAVELARRIVRDHAREHFLALYLDGRHRPIAHAVVSVGTATASLVHPREVFQTAVLTGAVALLVLHNHPSGDPAPSREDRGTLAQGGHPLGCPASGLDHLDPPTARSRLAPGGAARSVLVRRTHPARERAGRKHPAPRSPSERISRGPGAAYPRSPFRRSYGLLRPQVARHRPWSALSVTLPPFARRQLRPLHLALHGPLRRRTRTREGSPRLRGGESSRLSQDAAVGEHHAGDDRARGREPDRRPGPGR